The following are encoded in a window of Rhodomicrobium lacus genomic DNA:
- a CDS encoding terminase small subunit, producing the protein MTERALRFASEYVIDADGKAAAMRAGYTEKSSANTATRLLGDPRIQAIIGEARTRVAASAEVTAERVIGRLAEIAFAPIADKPTLKHQLVALGQLTRFFAPSRVELSGSVTMIDPDAVRRELAAKLERIASTLPSSSAKS; encoded by the coding sequence TTGACCGAGCGGGCACTTCGCTTCGCATCGGAATATGTCATCGATGCCGATGGAAAGGCGGCGGCGATGCGCGCCGGGTATACTGAAAAGAGTTCGGCAAACACGGCTACGCGCCTCCTTGGCGATCCGCGCATCCAGGCGATCATCGGGGAGGCACGCACTCGTGTCGCGGCATCCGCAGAGGTCACGGCTGAGCGCGTGATCGGTCGACTTGCCGAGATCGCGTTCGCTCCGATCGCGGACAAGCCGACCTTGAAGCATCAGCTGGTTGCGCTTGGGCAGCTCACGCGCTTCTTTGCGCCGTCTCGTGTCGAATTGTCCGGCTCGGTCACCATGATTGATCCCGACGCGGTACGCCGCGAGCTTGCCGCGAAACTCGAAAGGATCGCGAGCACCCTTCCTTCATCGAGTGCAAAATCATGA
- a CDS encoding LysR family transcriptional regulator, whose product MLDTLSLDQLRLFIAAAEEGSFSAAGRRLNRAQSVISQTILNLEAQLGVALFDRSGRYPVLTDQGRILLADAKGILRATDSLKARAKGMAAGLEPELSVVVDVMFPMRVLTKVAALFGTVFPGTSLRLYVEALGGVAKAVLSRQCALGVMGSLTLERPELLRERLLGVRMVVVTSPRHALAAFHGPIPRCMLADHLQLVLTDRTDLSEGQEFNVLSPRNWRLADMSAKHAFLREGLGWGSMPFDMVERDLAEGELVEIELQDADGANFIMPMYATYRTDAPPGPAGRWLINRLKEA is encoded by the coding sequence ATGCTGGACACTCTCTCGCTCGACCAATTGCGTCTGTTCATCGCCGCCGCCGAGGAGGGAAGCTTTTCCGCTGCCGGCAGGCGGCTCAATCGCGCTCAGTCGGTGATCAGCCAGACCATCCTCAATCTTGAGGCGCAGCTTGGCGTGGCGCTGTTTGACCGGAGCGGTCGTTATCCGGTGCTGACCGACCAGGGACGGATTCTTCTGGCGGACGCGAAAGGCATCCTGCGAGCGACGGACTCGCTCAAGGCGAGGGCGAAAGGGATGGCCGCCGGGCTGGAGCCCGAACTGTCGGTTGTCGTGGACGTGATGTTTCCGATGCGTGTGCTGACAAAGGTTGCCGCCCTATTCGGCACCGTCTTTCCCGGAACGTCGCTCCGGCTTTACGTCGAAGCGCTCGGCGGCGTCGCCAAAGCCGTCTTGTCGCGCCAGTGTGCGCTCGGCGTGATGGGCTCTCTCACGCTGGAGCGGCCGGAGCTTTTGCGCGAGCGTCTTCTCGGGGTGCGGATGGTGGTCGTCACCTCGCCCCGGCATGCGCTTGCCGCGTTTCATGGCCCGATACCGCGCTGCATGCTGGCCGATCATCTGCAACTCGTGCTGACCGATCGCACGGACCTGTCGGAAGGGCAGGAATTCAACGTTCTGTCTCCACGCAACTGGCGACTGGCGGACATGAGCGCCAAGCACGCGTTTCTGCGCGAGGGGCTCGGCTGGGGCAGCATGCCTTTCGATATGGTCGAACGAGACCTCGCGGAAGGCGAGCTTGTCGAAATCGAGCTTCAGGATGCCGATGGCGCCAACTTCATCATGCCGATGTACGCCACTTACCGCACCGATGCCCCACCCGGCCCCGCAGGCCGCTGGCTTATCAACCGCCTGAAGGAGGCCTAG
- a CDS encoding FMN-dependent NADH-azoreductase, producing the protein MKLLHIDSSVLGQHSVSRALSAETVARQRALHPGIEVVYRDLVAEPLLHLSPAHIAVFQGAAPENDTLAADIADGAKLLDTVFEASVLVIGAPMYNFGISSQLKAWVDRILIAGRTFRYTAEGPEGLLPGGKKAFIVSSRGGSYGQKAADHQEDHLKIALGFIGITDISIIRAENISRGADAREAALAAAREEISSLAA; encoded by the coding sequence TTGAAACTCCTGCACATCGATTCAAGCGTTCTCGGGCAGCATTCTGTCTCCCGCGCGCTATCGGCCGAAACCGTCGCGCGCCAGCGCGCGCTCCATCCAGGCATCGAGGTGGTCTATCGCGACCTCGTCGCAGAGCCGCTGCTGCATCTGTCACCGGCTCACATTGCGGTTTTCCAGGGTGCGGCGCCAGAGAACGACACGCTTGCAGCCGACATCGCCGATGGCGCGAAACTTCTCGACACCGTTTTTGAGGCGAGCGTCCTCGTCATCGGCGCGCCCATGTACAATTTCGGGATTTCGAGCCAGCTCAAGGCGTGGGTCGACCGCATCCTCATCGCGGGCCGCACCTTCCGCTATACGGCCGAGGGTCCGGAAGGTCTTCTGCCGGGCGGCAAAAAAGCCTTCATCGTCTCATCGCGAGGCGGCTCCTATGGACAGAAGGCGGCCGATCATCAGGAAGACCATTTGAAGATCGCCCTTGGCTTCATCGGCATCACCGACATCTCCATCATCCGAGCCGAGAACATCAGCCGCGGTGCGGATGCGCGCGAGGCCGCGCTCGCCGCCGCGCGCGAAGAAATTTCCTCTCTTGCTGCCTGA